tctttgactaatattttttttgtgtgtgagaatcATTTATGTTGTGTCTATTTGTAGTTCATTTGCAGTGTGGAAGCACATGCTTGAATGTACtacatttacttattcatttgcccttgaaaaatatttttgctctttCCAGTTCAAGGTTATTCTAAATAATTATTCtatatgcattcttttttatgtctcttGGTGCACATAAGCACACATCACTGTTGGGTTATCTCAGAGTGAAATTACTGTATCACATAGTATTCAAATATTCAACTTTAGTACAAAAAGGCAAGCAGATTTTCAAAATGTAGCACCAATTTATACTCTCATCAGCAATGTATTTaggtctggttttcttttcttctatatgGTACTTAAAGAGAGTCTTGACTCTTTAGTTTGATATCTTATATAAGATTTGAAACAGTCTTTGTTATTATACCTccaattttttccccctaatctCCTAGTCATCTTTAGGACTTCGATTTCATGGATCTTGGATGCTCTCTATGGAGTATATGTCTTGCACTATCTCCATTTTGCTTAAcagttcttttttattcttttcctcttgtgTTTTACTATAAGTATCTAGGACAAACAAGGCTGTACCTTCAACACTTTACTTGGCAGTCTCCTCAGCTAAATATCCAAATTCATCATTGACAAGTTCTACTTTATATCCAACAAGGATCATCTTTCTTCCAATGTCCAATAACATGTTCCTCATTTCTCTGTTACCAGAAACACctttaatatacatatttctacCAATATTCTGTTTGTATTCTCTAAGATGACAGAAGCCTTCTCTACCATGCTCCTCACTTCCATTTGAACCCTCATCAGAATTGCCTTTGATGTCCATATTTCTGTCAACTGTGTCTTCAAGGCAATCTAGGATTTTTCTATCATGCGCTTCAAAATTCTTTTAGCCTCTACCCATACCCAATTCCAAaggcatttcttctttttttaggtatttgttacagaGGCAACTCACTTCTGGTACCAAAATCTGTCTTAGTTTTCAAAGTttaccataaaaataattaaaattagtggcttaaaacagtaggaatttattttctcactgttctgggggtcagaaatctgaaatcacgAGGTTGACAGGGGCACACTTCCTCCAAAAACTCTAGGAGAGATTCTTTCCCTGCGTCTCCCAGTTCCTAGTGGCTCCTGGTGTTCCTGGGCTTGCGGTAGCataactccaatctctgtctctgtcttcacatggacttctttgtgtgtctgtgtcttcccttcttttcttaaaaaaaaaaattagtcattggatttagggcctatCCTAATCAAGTCTgaccttaactaattacatctgcaatgaccctaagTCCAAATAAGTTCATATTCTGAGGTTTCAGGTGTTCATGAATTTTCAGTGGACTTTATTCAATGCTCCACACTAatgtctttgaaaagaaaaaagatagtctgGATTGTTTGAATAACCTAGTCTGCCAATCTTGGAGGTGAAAGTCTATGAACAgtttctaaattaattaattttaactcATAATATTTCACTAGAGCCCCACATTTTGAGAGATCTTATAGTTCTTGGATAAAACTGTTGTAATTAGACTGGCTGGGATTaaagaaaacatggatggacTATTCTTATTAAGTTTTATTATGAGGTTAATGCTTGATTTGAAATGTGAATTTGGAAGGTTCCTTTTCCAAAGTTATGGTTCAAATTTAATAGCATAGAAATTATCTACACCTTGAAGGTTTGCTAgctattatggactgaatgtttgtatgcTCCCCCCAGTTTATATTTTGAAGCCCTACCCTCCgatgtgatagtatttggagatgggggctttgagaggtaattaggtttagatgagatcatgagggtggagccccaatggcaggattagtgtccttataagaaaaaaagaggccagagcttgctcactctctctgcaaAGTGAGGATGGCCTCCATCTGCAAGCCGGAAAAAGCATTCTCACTAGGGACCAAATCTGTTGGCACCTTAATTTTGGACTGGtgaatgcttttatatttatagatgttATTAAAGACCAACAAAAGTAGTTTGCTTTCTGTAGATGAGTAACACACCTTGACTGTCTTACCTTATGGATACATCAACTCTGCAGCCCTATTACAGGTACTTGATCATCTCTTTATTCCACAGAAATTTATGTTGGGCAAATACATGGATGGTATCATGCTGATTGGGCTGAGTAAGAAAGAAGTAACTAGTTAGGACATAGGTAAGATAATTATATGCCAGATATGTTGGGAAGTGAATCTGACCAAAAATCAGGTTTCTGCCACCTTAGTAAAATTTCTAGGTTCCAGTGGTCTGGGTCTGGGACATGTCAAAAtagcctttttttaatgtttattttattattttttttaacgtttatttatttttgagacagagatagagcatgaacggaggaggggcagagagagagggagatacagaatctgaagcaggctccagaccctgagctgtcagcacagagcccaatgcggggcttgaactcacaaacatgaggtcatgacctgagccgaagttggatgcttaaccgactgagccacccaggtgccctgagatagCTCTTTCAAAGAGAAGAACAGATTACTGCATTTGGTTCCTTTTATCACAAAGATGATTTCTACTATGTGTGCCTCTTTGGATCCTGGAGTCAACATTTACCTCATCTGTGTGCTACTCTGATCCATTTACTGAGCAACTTGAAAAGTTGCTAGTTTTGGGCAGGGTCCTGCAACAGGTCTGGGCTCCTCACGAATTGTTCTTCAACTAAGATGGATAACTTAGTAGATCTGTTGGTGCTTGAAGCAAATTACCATGCTACCTCAGTTACCCATCATGAACTGGGTCTTATCTGATCAACAAAGCTATCAGATTGAATACGCACAGTAGCATTTCATCATCAAATGGAAACCACCACCAGATGGATTTGAGCAGGTCCTGAATATGTAAATTGCATATCCATGTTCTATACTCCCCTCTCAACCTGAACCTATGGTATGTAGCATTCCCTATGACCAATTAACTAAGGCTTACTTGAGCCTAGTTTACAGATGGCTCTGTATAAAATGCTATCAACATTCCAAAGTAGTGAGTTGTTATCACCTTAGTCCCACTCTGAATTGATCTTAAAGCACAGTGGTGAAAGATAATACAGCATGGTTTTCTTACTATTTTCCCTAGTTATCTACTAGTAAAATTATGACTTACCTGCAATTTACCTGCAACAAGTTACTCTGAAACTGGTTTTACTGATCTAGAAGTCATGATTTCAAGGGAAGAAAGCTCTATTACTCTAGTAGCTTGGGTGGTTGATTTTGATTAGCAAGGGTTAATTGGGATAAGTCAGCTCAATGAGAGCAAGGAGGAGTATGTCTGGAATGCATGAGATTCCCCTAGGGCATTGCCTTACTATTCCTTTTCTTGTCAAATTCCTCCTTCAGTTTCCATATTCTTGAACTAGGTTTATATCTAATCCTGTGACAAAGGGCTCTAGAAACAGGGTCCCTATGTCCTCATGGGTTCCACCCATCCCCACAGGTTCTAATGTATCTTTGCTTCTACACTTCATgttcctcctctcctgcctcccctgtTGATTTCAGACTACAGTAAGACACTGTATGATGTCTTATTGCTTATAATAAATTccttattatatatgtgtatttcctagaagttctgtttctctggctaAACCCTGACTGACTTGATCTAACTTTTCTGTCCTGACTCCCCTCTCCTGACCTGGTCCTGATTTTGTTCACATTCTCTAGGGTTTTAGCATTGACGCTTTTTTCTTGTTACACTTTCCTTCATACACATTATTCATGGACAAGCTCATCAGTTCCTAATAACTCACTTATATCTCCTTTCCTTTTGAAGTTTACCTTTAGACCAAACCGCTCTCTTGAGCTGAAGAGAGATGTTTCTGCCAGCCTTCAGAGTATCTCTAGTTGGATATTTCATAGGCATCCTAAACTTAACATTTCCAAAGATGAATGTATATTCTTGATCTTGGTTAGGACACTATATACCCAGTAACCTAAGTCATCTATCAGTGTCTACTATAGCACATATCATAGAGCTTTGTAATAATTATACCCCTAGCTCCACTAGACTTGAAGATGCTGAAGGACAGCAGTGTTCTTCTTATCCTAACCACTCAGCATGAGGAACAATACATACTGGGCACTTAAtacatgtttaataaatgaataaatcgtggggaccctgggtggctcagtaggttaagcattgactgtttattttgtctcaggtcacgatctcacagttcatgggtttgagacctgcgtggggctttgtgctgactgtgcagagcctgcttgggattctttctctccctctctctctgcacctcccctgcttgtgcatgtgcatgctctctctctcaagataaataaacattgaaaaaaatgaatgaataaatggattcaTAGAGAAGATAGAAATTTCagagagataataaataaaaacacagaagaatacAACATAGCTATTCTAAATAATTTCTAGTGTGAAGATCTAAGTGTATGGtataattttccaaaaattttaaatatgcagttttcctaaaatattatttaaccataaGGTTTCAGTAAAAATACATACCAGTTTTAAACTGTTcaagtttctttactttttagtATTCATTGAATTTTGTACATAAAGTTCTTCAGGTATTTAATTTAAACTAATGACAGTATGTGAAGCTATGAGATTCATAACAGTGGAAGTAAACTTTCATaaaccaaaatgttttcatttttctaatagaaattttataattaaatacagCTTATGCTAAGTAACCATAATACTAGTGgaagaacatatttatttttagattaagGATAGCTACAAAATCTTCATTACCAAGAGAAGGTATAATTTGTATTTGTGTTATCAGAAAAACAACCACAGTTGTCAACTTATCtggtagaaaaataattaaatgcctAAATGCAAGCAGAGTAAAAAAATATAAGATTCTGCCTTCAATTTGCATTAATATAATCATATTCCACGGCTCACTTACCAAATTATTCCTCTCTAAAGAAGCTATTTCTTTACTGTCACACATTAATAACAACACACAATCACTATACCTTCCAGAATTTTCTAGGCTCGAATTTTCAGAGAaactaggcaagaaaaataactttttggaGGGTGCTAATGATATACTGCTTAGACTTTTTTAGAGCTATTCACAGTATAACTTACATTTAATTTAGACAACTagtatttatacttttttgtattttaaaattattcacaaaaCTAAATCAAAGTCAGAGTCTTTAATCTACAGGTGATGGTTCTTTTAGCATTATTTAGACTACTTTTATTTGATTCCAACCAACTCCATCCACCAGTGCCCATAGTCACAAATTTTTTTAGTCATACCTCCTTCTTTTTCTAAACTTAATTTCAGTCACCTTGATCCTGTCAGGCTTTAGTGAGAGAGCTACACCCTTATCTCTTTGTCCAGACCTTCAAATTGTTCAGTTGAGAGGATATACTGAGACACTTTAATTTATTGAGATGTTTTAATAAGAGTGTGATGGCTATACTCCTGATTGGGTCATTATCTTGAGATTTTAATTGATCTTTTTGGCTAAACATTAGTCTCTTATACAGGTAGAGATAATATCAGCTATATCCTCTACCTCTACAAGTCTCTAGATTTCTAGATGCTCCATTCCTTGTCACTGCAGCTTGCAAACCCACCGATTATTTTCTGAGCCCATCTCTTTATTGTACTTGCTTGTAAACTGTTGccaatagtacctggcacatgtgGCTAACATATCCTTTGCCTGCCATTTCACTGAAATCCGAGTTTATGAGGGTCATTAACTGCCTTCCAATTGAGAACAATTTCATCAAATGTTCTAGCACTGTATAACTTAAATTGCCATACTTCCAGTCTCTGGTAACATTTACCTTGTTACCTGTTGCTGTCACCTGAATCCAATGCcacatattttaggatttttattatattactatatatagtatagtatatataatatatatatatatatatatatatatatatatatactcacttTCAGTGCCACCTCATTTTCAGCGCCAAATTCTTTATTAGAGTAGGTTAAGTCAGGCTGCAGTAAAAAAACTACTCTCAAATCTAGTGACTTGCAGCCATAAAGTCTTATTTCTTATTCTcaatatatgttcattttatgtCGGCAATGTCTCTGCTCCAAGTAattttcacttgatcttagccaaaaggccgagaagtgatCTGCTCCAAGTAATTTTCACCCTAACACCTGAGCTTCTATCTAGAACACTGTAGATCttgtggcagagagaaaagaaagaacatggcaGATTTCGGCTCTTAAAGCTTCTGCTTGTGCATGACACAGCTTACATGTTATGCATTCCATTTGCTAATAAAGGAAGTCATCCTATCAAGCGTGACACTGAGGCAAGTGAGTGATACCTCTTCCAGGGAGAGGCAACAGGTATTTGCATAGAATAAAATCTACCACACATACCAAAACTACTTCTAaagctaaaatgtatttttataatatgtatcCTCCACTATGGATTCTTTTCCTTGATTGTCTCTTCTATTCTTCCAATCCCTGATTAAAATATAGGCCACAGACTCTTTCCTCTAACTTTAATATGCATAATTCAAACTTTTATACTTTGACATTCTggttaatatttaatgaaatttatattttgcaaCCTTGCTTTGTTAAAATTTCCAAAGGCATCACTTGTCTACCTATATTTTTGTTACCTCTAAAACTGGATTAATGACAAAAAAGTGAGTCACaagattttactttcttattaaCAGCGGTATTCATgtatacctatttatttattatcacttatcattaaaaataaaatattgcaagaAGAAATTTTCCTCCTTCCAATTCTTTGCTGAAAGCCCACCTACACTTATTGCTGTTTAGTTTCTgtgtttacttttaaatattttccatgatttttgtgccgatttttaaaaatatagccaCATTCCTCACCACAGTCTATAAAGTCAATGTGAGAGTCCTTTACAACCTCTctcatctcattttcttttctccttttatatgGATCAGCCACATTggccttgggttttgttttgttttttaatctcaaaacCATTGCCTTTGACAATTGGAACATTCTTCACCCATATCATCACCAGGTTACCTCCTTATTTAAGTTTCAGCTCAGATTTTACCTCTTCAGAGGGACCTCCCTTGTCTTTTCTCACTAAAGTAACATTCTTTCCTCCAGTCCTGCATGTCTTTCTCccttatcttatattttaaaatataagtaaaatactataatatataagtataaatatactttttatataatttaatatttatattatatatatttaagtaggctccatgcaacatggggtttgaattcatacttaatattatatatacttaatatcttatataatttagtatttatataataaataaataaatatatataagtaggctccatgtaacatggggcttgaattaaCACTTAATATGAATTCATACTTTTTATATACATACTTAATATGAATTCATACTTAGTATTATATACACTTAATATTTTATacaacatatattatataaatatatatatttatataatatatatatacttaagtaggctccatgcaacgtggggcttgaattcatgaccctaggatcaagacctgagctgggatcgagagttagatgctcaaccaactgaaccatgtAAGTGCCCCTcttattactatattttattgGTTTATCACTATCTAAAATTATCTTAATTGTATGGTTTTTCTTTCCAACTTCCATGTAATCTCCTTTAGGACAAAACAATGTTCTCATTCAGTGCTTTCTCCCAGATTAGAAAACTGCCTGGTGCTGAGTAGGTACTTATTATAagatttactgaatgaatggacGAAACAGCAGTCTTCCTAAGCTTCCTAACCTATCATCTTAAtcacaatttatcttttttcttgtcCACCTTGTTGGCCTTATTTCCTCTACCCAACATTGCATGTTGGAATTCCTCAGCTCCATGTCCTTTGTCCCCTTTGTTACCTGCTACTTCGCTCCCTAAGCAATCTCATTCAGTCATATGGTGTCATTTCCCATGAATAAACTGAGCCCTAAATATATTTGTGTAGTCTAGATCACTTTTCTGCCCTACAGAAATCTACTTGTATTTTACATAAATACTTATCCATCATTCTCTATTGTTTCTCAATAACTCTATTGACACTATTGTTTCTCAATAACTGGCATCAACATCCAAACAGCTGGTCAAAACTGAACTTCTGAAATTATCCTGAGCtgcttctccccatttccccataTTCAACCAATCACCAAGTTCTGTTGGTGCTACCTCTTAAATATCTCTAGAATCCTTTCTTCATCATATTTCCCACACCGGTCAAAGCTACTATTATCTCACAAGGACTACTACAGTGGCCCTGGACCAGTCCCTCCCCTTTCATGCTATCTCCTCTAATCCATTCTTCATAGACAAAGCAATCATTGAAAActaaagcaacttttttttttttttttttttgcataactTTCTAATGGTCTCAGCATAAAACCCTTAATGTACTGGTGCAGCAGATCTGATTCCCACCTTGCTCTCCCTCTTCAAGTTCCTACCACGCCACACCTCCTACGCTTCCTCAGAGTATTTCAAGTTTCAGGCTGTCACACTTATCACTATTTTGTACAGCGGCATTATCCGTTTTCACGTGTGTTTGCTTCTCTTTAAGCCTGACGTTGCTTTTTCAGAGAAACCCTTTCCTAGTCTTTCTTCCCAGTCCCAAACACTTCTGATTTGATTCTTTAAACTACGCAGGAGATTGGAAAGGGTTCACACTGTCCCCAGAGACCCCTGACTTTCAGatgtaaaaaaacccaaaaaccaaaaaccaaaaaagaacacacacaacagataaatgaaaattgtGTTAGAGTACTGGAAAAACTATGTGTAGTTTTAGTGGTAGTTTCCACGaccactgaaaacattttaaaaattaatttcgaGTCTAGGGAGAATGTACAGTGGCATGGCACCTAACATTAAATCGAGGGCCAGGACCTGGGGATCTAGAGATTACGTTGACAGGACTATTGCCATCTTTAAGCCATTTACTAGCTCTAAACTTCTGCCCGTAAGCGACAATCTAAGACAGGAAGCAGCTGCAGTCTTTTTAAACCGCAGTCGCTGACCTTAGCAGCAAGAGACTCGACCTGCCCTCCCAGCGCCTGACACCCAGCAGCCACAGGCGCCGCTCAGCTCCCTCAGCGCCCGTCAGGACCCGCAGGCGCGCGCCAAGCACGCGCGCCCCAAGGGCCTCAACGCGCGGACCCAAGAAGACCCCGCCCACCCCATGTCTCAACGAGTGTTTTCCCGAGAAAGTGCCTGTTTAGTCAATCAAAGTGTTCTAGTTTCGACGCAAAATTTTACCGGCTAGAAGCATATATACGACAGGAACGAGACTGTTGCGCTTGAGACTGGAACGCTAAGGGTCTTTCCAGGTCAGTGCGGATGCTTGAGGTGCTGGATCAAAGCAGGCACTGTTAAGGACAGCTGCATCCGGGCGCTCTTGCCGCAAGCTGTCCTCCGAGCCAGGGGTCCTTAGGTAGGAGGTTCTGGGTGACTTTGGACGTCCGTTCATGCTTGGTGTAGGGAGTGCTTAGTGCCAGGCCTTGCAGTTTTGATCTTTTCTTCTCCCGGAGTCGAGGCCTCTGCTGCAGCCATGTTACGCCAGATCTTCGGTCAGGCCAAGAAGCATCCGAGCGTAAGTTCGTGACCCGTTTTGCAGTGTTTTTACTTGTCCATCCTGTGTCCAGCTGCGACTGCCTCAGTTACCTGGGGACTTCCTCATTCACAATCATTAACCGTTTTTCGGGGCTGGACCTTGGCTCACTTGTGATATTCTCCTAGTTGTCCCAAGCCCTTGAGTTCTGACCTTCCACGCCATGCAGAGGGGTTTGGGCTGGCAGGCGGAAGGTGAGGGATACCTTGGAGGAAAATAAGCCAGTGAATGTTGGAACAGTCGGGTGGTTGCACCTTCTTGTAAGTTGGTCCTACCCCGGGGTAGTGGTGCGTCGTGTGGGTTAGAGATCAGCAGGTCAGGATTCCTGTTTGTTATGCTGTCTCTTAAAGACCTTTTACGGCAGTGCACCACCAGGCCTTGTAGCAAATACAAATGTCTGTAGTCTTGGACTTCTCAGTTTGCTTGACGTCTTGAGATTTGGGGGGAGCTTGGTAGCGCAGAGGTGAATCAGAGTTGTtcttttttgtgtaatttttccGCAGCACATCAACGTGCTTTGGTCCTAAAACccagtttctcagtctttattttaaacccATTACCTAACTATAAATTAAGCATGGTGGTAATATGTCTTCAGAGATTTATGCCTGTAACCGATGTTTGTCATAGGTATGTTTATATTTGGTCTATTTATTTCACAGAACTTATGTTTTTCATAACCCCTATATCAAGGCAGGCCAAGAAGTTGTTTTACAAGCCTCGAGATAAAGGAAGCTGGGAAATTGAATGAGAACGTGTATAAATATTAAGAGAGGTGGAGAAGACTTGACATATGttcctggaaatttaaaaatttgaatctaatttttttccacattaaacCAGAACCCTCTTCACGTCTTTTggaaattacatttctttcttttgaacacAGTTAAAAGAAATCGTACCTCAATTTAAGGTCTAccttgattaaaattttaaaacaaggtaGAAAAATACCAGTTTGAGACCTGAGAATCATTGTGTAGGAATTAACTCTAGCCTTTCTTTTATCAGTATCTAGGTATTTGAAGCTGGCCATTAATTCTTGCCTATTTTGTGTTTGGTTCTAGTTGATCCCCCTCTTCATATTTATTGGAGCGGGAGGTACTGGAGCAGCACTATATGTCTTGCGCCTGGCATTGTTCAATCCAGATGTCAGGTAAGTGCTTAAAAACGTTTAGTGGAACTTTGATGGTTTATTAAGCTGGTTTGGGAGCCACAGTCTTTAGGGAGGCAAAATCAAGTAGTAGAAAGAGTCTGTTTTATAGGCTTCTATAGGAAGTTCAAATCctgttgtcattttcttttcctgggtcATAAAATTGTCTAAATGTCTTTGAATCTCATTTTTGTCATCCGTAGAGTAAACTGCTAATTATTTGGAGAATTCTTGTGAGAATTGAGataactatttttataaaaaacttAATCAGAGTTGCTGATGCATGTAAAtgttttttgtctgcttttcctCAATAAGGAATGTTTCCTTTTGAAGTTAAAGAACCAACATGCAACAAAAAGATTGATGTATTGTTATTCTGTACTTTTctatatatcacttctttaggGAAAGCCAAATGaattttctttacagtttttaatgtttttatttatttttgagagagaatgagcagaagagggagcagagagagagagaggcagaatgagaagcaggttccaggctctgagctgtcagcacaaagctggatgccgtgcttgaacctacaaaccacgagatcatgacctgagctgaagtcagcgctTAGGCATCCCAAAAACCAAGTTTAAAGTTTCCTGTGAGAGGGATAGGGACAAATACACTGCCCAGGAGGCTCTCTGTTCAACTCTTTTTTCTAATTAACTACATGGGATTGCTAAATAGAGTCTATCTCTGTTTCAACTCTACTGAAAACCACATCATACTCAATCTAATAGAAAATGAGATCTATTCAAAATATTAGCTCCTTaggaaatagaaaactattttaaatagtgttttattACTATAGTAGTTAATAATTGTTTCTTTTAGTTGGGATAGGAAGAATAACCCAGAACCCTGGAACAAATTGGGTCCCAACGATCAATACAAGGTAAGCTATAAAATTGTTTCAGAATTTCTAGGAAGTATATTTTAATACGTTTTCTCATGTAgtagtgtttttcttttgaaattggaTATACATGTAAAATTCCATTATAATGAACTTTGAGGAAGTGCTAGATTGTTTTGTGAAATTAAAATGGCACGTTTCCCtagcagatatttttttctaaggaTTTTTTTATTCACAGACCTTAGACTCTGGATGTGAAGTTAAGATAATGTTTTCATTCTACTGATTTTATGGGTAAAAGAGGTGATAGAGCTATCACATACCATTTTCTTAGGTCTTGAATAGTCTAGTGCAGTGTTTTCAAACTTAAATGTACATGGGTCTCAACTGGAGAGGTGGTTAAAACACATACTCAGCTCCACGCCCAGAGATTCTTACTTAGTTGGTCTGTTGTGGACactaagaatttgcatttctaacaaggtttcaggtgatgctgatgctgctggtccatggaccacattttgagtagcacTATTCCAGTGGATGGTTTGGTTGGCTGTTTTTTCTTGTTGGTATGGTTGAAATATTTCAGGTGAGGGtaattaggaaaaaatgaaattggttGAAACTTAAATTTTACCATGAATCTTCTAACTAAACTTTTAACGTCTTTCTGAAAAGTAATTTCTGGAACTACTCTTTCACAGAATGAGTTCATTGACTGAGACTTTATTTATTCTGTTGAGATATTGGCATATAAAATTATGTAAGCTTAAAGTATACAAGGTGTTGGtttgataaattttatattgcaatatgattactaTAGTAGCATTAGCTACTACTtttatcatgtcacataattactattgtgtgtgtgtgtgtgtgtgtgtgtagaacaattaagacctagtctcttagcagctttgaagtttataatgcaatattgttgactataattCCTGCGTTGTGTATTCGATCTCTAGGATTTATTTACTAGTTGCAAGTTTGTACTCTTAAACAACCTCTCCCAATTCCCCCATCCCTggctcctggtaaccaccattctactacTTTTACATGTgtagcttttttagattccacacgtaAATGATATATCATGCCTTATTTATCTTTCCCTGGTGACTTATCTTACTTAGTATAATGCTCTtaaggtccatctgtgttgccACAAATCTGAGACCATTTATTCTCTAAATATAAGTAAGCTTCCTTATGTGTCAAAATTTTGCGTACAAAGACTAACTCTGGAAATGTTAAAACCAAGGGCAGCTTTATTAGGGTATAATTCAAATTCCATACAACTTAactatttaaagtgtataattcaccACATGCACTTTCCTTGGTCCTTCTACCAAATTGTGTATTAGAGGCTCTGGGTAGGTGTAGTTCAAAAAGCTCTTCAAGTGATTATGATAATGAAGGCAAATTACCAGTGCCCTGGAACATGATAACACATGTCAGTATAAGGACATGTGAGTTGGAAATGGAATGTTGCTGCAACAAAAATCTAATTTGTTTGGCATGAATGGGCTGAGTAGCCATGACACT
This DNA window, taken from Neofelis nebulosa isolate mNeoNeb1 chromosome 4, mNeoNeb1.pri, whole genome shotgun sequence, encodes the following:
- the NDUFA4 gene encoding cytochrome c oxidase subunit NDUFA4, with the protein product MLRQIFGQAKKHPSLIPLFIFIGAGGTGAALYVLRLALFNPDVSWDRKNNPEPWNKLGPNDQYKFYSVNVDYSKLKKEGPDF